From a region of the Xanthomonas rydalmerensis genome:
- the benC gene encoding benzoate 1,2-dioxygenase electron transfer component BenC, with translation MSYRIALNFEDGVTRVIHCTVGETVLDAAFRQRINLPMDCADGVCGTCKCRAESGRYTLGEDYIEDALSAGEAAAGLVLTCQMRPDSDCALAVPATSAACKTGSVPFQATLASVRAHADAALELTLQPVGEVPDFLPGQYVNIAVPGSGQTRAYSFSSPPGASELTFLIKRVPGGLMSACLDAATPGQRFDLSGPLGSFYLREVTRPLLMLAGGTGLAPFLSMLAQLEASGCAQPVHLVYGATRGADLVLVERLQALAERVAWFDVTTCVVDPAAGHPRTGYVTDHLPAQALHDGDVDVYLCGPPPMVEAVRAHFQQRGLVPANFHCEKFVANTAAPAQERAA, from the coding sequence ATGTCCTATCGCATCGCACTGAACTTCGAAGACGGGGTCACCCGCGTGATCCACTGCACCGTGGGCGAAACGGTGCTCGATGCCGCGTTCCGCCAGCGGATCAACCTGCCGATGGATTGCGCCGACGGCGTGTGCGGCACCTGCAAATGCCGCGCCGAAAGCGGGCGCTACACGCTCGGCGAGGACTACATCGAGGACGCGCTCAGCGCCGGGGAGGCCGCCGCCGGCCTGGTGCTGACCTGCCAGATGCGTCCGGATTCCGACTGCGCGCTGGCGGTGCCGGCGACGTCGGCCGCGTGCAAGACCGGCAGCGTGCCGTTCCAGGCGACGCTGGCGTCGGTGCGCGCGCACGCCGACGCCGCCCTGGAGCTGACCCTGCAGCCGGTCGGCGAGGTTCCCGACTTCCTGCCCGGCCAGTACGTCAACATCGCCGTTCCCGGCAGCGGACAGACCCGCGCCTACTCGTTCAGTTCGCCGCCCGGCGCTTCCGAACTGACGTTCCTGATCAAGCGCGTACCTGGCGGATTGATGAGCGCCTGCCTGGATGCGGCCACGCCGGGACAACGGTTCGATCTGAGCGGCCCGCTGGGCAGCTTCTATCTGCGCGAGGTGACGCGGCCGCTGCTGATGCTGGCCGGCGGCACCGGCCTGGCGCCGTTCCTGTCGATGCTGGCGCAACTGGAGGCCAGCGGCTGCGCGCAGCCCGTGCACCTGGTGTATGGCGCCACCCGTGGCGCGGACCTGGTCCTGGTCGAGCGCCTGCAGGCGCTCGCCGAACGCGTGGCCTGGTTCGACGTCACCACCTGCGTGGTCGATCCGGCGGCCGGCCACCCGCGGACCGGCTACGTCACCGATCACCTGCCGGCGCAGGCGCTGCACGACGGCGATGTGGACGTCTATCTGTGCGGCCCGCCGCCGATGGTCGAGGCGGTGCGTGCGCACTTCCAGCAGCGTGGCCTGGTGCCGGCGAACTTCCACTGCGAGAAGTTCGTCGCCAACACGGCGGCG
- the benB gene encoding benzoate 1,2-dioxygenase small subunit — translation MSVDYQAICAFLYREARLLDDRQWDEWLTLYAEDATYWMPAWDDDDRLTDDPQSQISLIYYADRSGLEDRVFRIKTERSGASTPEPRTAHQVSNVEVLAARRREIEVRHNFHTLSHRYKVTDQFFGTTSLTLRQEGDALRIARKTIVLKNDYIRQVVDIYHV, via the coding sequence ATGAGCGTCGACTACCAGGCCATCTGCGCCTTCCTGTACCGCGAGGCGCGGCTGCTCGACGATCGCCAGTGGGACGAATGGCTGACCCTGTACGCCGAGGATGCGACGTACTGGATGCCGGCCTGGGACGACGACGACCGCCTCACCGACGACCCGCAATCGCAGATCTCGCTGATCTACTACGCCGACCGGTCCGGCCTGGAGGACCGCGTGTTCCGCATCAAGACCGAACGTTCCGGCGCCTCCACCCCGGAGCCGCGTACCGCGCACCAGGTGAGCAACGTCGAGGTGCTGGCCGCGCGCCGACGCGAGATCGAGGTGCGCCACAACTTCCACACGCTCAGTCACCGCTACAAGGTCACCGACCAGTTCTTCGGCACGACCTCGCTCACCTTGCGCCAGGAGGGCGATGCGCTGCGCATCGCGCGCAAGACCATCGTGCTGAAGAACGACTACATCCGCCAGGTCGTCGACATCTATCACGTCTGA
- a CDS encoding Rieske 2Fe-2S domain-containing protein, with protein MSAVIDKAAALDALLAHAIEHDPAEGRFRCRRDIFTDADLFELEMQHLFEGNWVYLAHESQIPNENDYYATYIGRQPVVVTRDKQGQLHALINACAHRGAMLCRRKHGNKGSFTCPFHGWTFSNSGKLLKVKDEKTTQYPPQFGQNGSHDLKRVPRFENYRGFLFGSLREDVAPLEQFLGQARLIVDQIVDQAPQGLEVLRGNSSYIYDGNWKLQMENGCDGYHVSTVHWNYAATMSRRKQEGTPAVDAASWSKSVAGVYGFENGHLLLWTRTMNPEVRPVYAHREELAQRLGAERAALIVEQTRNLCLYPNLFLMDQFSTQIRVIRPIDVDRTEVSIFCFAPKGESAQERTLRIRQYEDFFNVSGMGTADDLEEFRACQAGYAATAAPWNDLSRGAPLWIEGPDDNARRMGLKPLLSGERSEDEGLFVRQHAYWAQAMRAAIARDRAEGV; from the coding sequence ATGTCCGCCGTCATCGACAAAGCGGCTGCGCTGGATGCGCTGCTCGCGCATGCCATCGAGCACGATCCCGCCGAGGGCCGGTTCCGTTGCCGCCGCGACATCTTCACCGACGCCGATCTGTTCGAGCTGGAGATGCAACACCTGTTCGAGGGCAACTGGGTGTACCTGGCGCACGAGAGCCAGATCCCGAACGAAAACGACTACTACGCCACCTATATCGGGCGGCAACCGGTGGTCGTCACGCGCGACAAGCAGGGGCAACTGCACGCGCTGATCAACGCCTGCGCCCACCGCGGCGCCATGCTGTGCCGACGCAAGCACGGCAACAAGGGCAGCTTCACCTGTCCGTTCCACGGCTGGACCTTCTCCAACAGCGGCAAGCTGCTCAAGGTCAAGGACGAGAAGACCACCCAGTATCCGCCGCAGTTCGGCCAGAACGGCAGCCACGATCTCAAGCGCGTGCCGCGGTTCGAGAACTACCGCGGTTTCCTGTTCGGCAGCCTGCGCGAGGACGTGGCGCCGCTGGAGCAGTTCCTCGGCCAGGCGCGGTTGATCGTCGATCAGATCGTCGACCAGGCGCCGCAGGGGCTGGAGGTGTTGCGCGGCAACTCCTCCTACATCTACGACGGCAACTGGAAGCTGCAGATGGAGAACGGCTGCGACGGCTACCACGTCAGCACCGTGCACTGGAACTACGCGGCCACCATGAGCCGGCGAAAGCAGGAAGGCACGCCGGCGGTGGATGCCGCCAGCTGGAGCAAGAGCGTCGCCGGCGTCTACGGTTTCGAGAACGGCCACCTCCTGTTGTGGACCAGGACCATGAACCCCGAGGTGCGCCCGGTGTACGCCCATCGCGAGGAGCTCGCGCAGCGGTTGGGTGCCGAGCGTGCCGCGCTGATCGTCGAGCAGACCCGCAATCTGTGCCTGTATCCGAACCTGTTCCTGATGGATCAGTTCTCCACGCAGATCCGCGTGATCCGGCCGATCGACGTCGACCGCACCGAGGTCAGCATCTTCTGCTTCGCCCCGAAGGGCGAGAGCGCGCAGGAGCGGACCCTGCGCATCCGTCAGTACGAGGATTTCTTCAACGTCTCGGGCATGGGCACCGCCGACGATCTGGAGGAGTTCCGTGCCTGTCAGGCCGGCTATGCGGCCACCGCCGCGCCGTGGAACGATCTCAGTCGCGGCGCGCCGCTGTGGATCGAGGGGCCGGACGACAACGCGCGGCGCATGGGCCTGAAACCGCTGCTGTCCGGCGAGCGCAGTGAGGACGAAGGCCTGTTCGTGCGCCAGCACGCCTACTGGGCGCAGGCGATGCGCGCGGCGATCGCGCGCGACCGGGCGGAGGGCGTATGA
- the catA gene encoding catechol 1,2-dioxygenase, with protein sequence MSVKIFETRQVQEFLRTVSGLDQAAGDARVKQIVHRVLSDLFKAIDDLDVTPDEYWAAIAWLNDLGAAGQAGLISPGLGLDHFLDLRLDAMDAALGIDNPTPRTIEGPLYVAGAPVAQGFARLDDGTDENGHTLIMHGTVYGADGQPLPGASVEVWHCDTRGFYSHFDPTGKQAPFNMRRTILADDNGQYRFRSIVPKGYGVPPGSPTERLLFALGRHGQRPAHIHFFIGADGHRKLTTQINIAGDPLVDDDFAYATRDGLVPAIVEHSDPASIAANGVDGPFAEIAFDFHLTPLVDGVDNQANPLRRRAAA encoded by the coding sequence ATGAGCGTCAAGATCTTCGAGACTCGGCAGGTGCAGGAATTCCTGCGTACCGTCAGCGGCCTGGACCAGGCGGCCGGCGATGCGCGCGTAAAACAGATCGTGCACCGGGTGCTGTCGGACCTGTTCAAGGCGATCGACGATCTCGACGTGACGCCGGACGAGTACTGGGCGGCGATCGCCTGGCTCAACGACCTGGGGGCGGCCGGGCAGGCCGGGCTGATCTCGCCCGGGCTGGGCCTGGACCACTTCCTGGACCTGCGCCTGGACGCCATGGACGCCGCGCTGGGCATCGACAATCCCACCCCGCGCACCATCGAAGGGCCGCTGTACGTGGCCGGCGCGCCGGTGGCGCAGGGCTTCGCCCGGCTCGACGACGGCACCGACGAAAATGGCCACACCCTGATCATGCACGGCACCGTGTACGGCGCCGACGGCCAGCCGCTGCCCGGCGCCAGCGTCGAGGTCTGGCATTGCGACACGCGTGGGTTCTATTCGCACTTCGATCCCACCGGCAAGCAGGCGCCATTCAACATGCGCCGCACCATCCTCGCCGACGACAACGGCCAGTACCGTTTCCGCAGCATCGTGCCCAAGGGCTACGGCGTGCCGCCGGGCAGCCCGACCGAACGGCTGCTGTTCGCGCTCGGCCGGCATGGCCAGCGTCCGGCGCACATCCACTTCTTCATCGGCGCCGACGGCCACCGCAAGCTGACCACGCAGATCAACATCGCCGGCGATCCGCTGGTCGACGACGACTTCGCCTACGCCACCCGCGACGGCCTGGTGCCGGCGATCGTGGAGCACAGCGACCCGGCCAGCATCGCCGCCAACGGCGTGGATGGCCCGTTCGCCGAGATCGCCTTCGATTTCCACCTGACCCCGCTGGTCGACGGCGTCGACAACCAGGCCAATCCGCTGCGCCGCCGCGCCGCGGCCTGA
- the catC gene encoding muconolactone Delta-isomerase, with protein MLFHVTMDVNLPADMPPERAEQLKREEKARFQELQRDGRWRHIWRVVGQYANVSIFDVADNAELHALLLSLPLFPYMRIAVTPLCRHPSSLYADDR; from the coding sequence ATGCTGTTCCACGTGACCATGGACGTGAATCTTCCCGCCGACATGCCGCCGGAGCGCGCCGAGCAGCTCAAGCGCGAGGAGAAGGCGCGCTTCCAGGAACTGCAGCGCGACGGCCGCTGGCGGCACATCTGGCGGGTGGTAGGGCAGTACGCCAACGTCAGCATCTTCGACGTGGCCGACAACGCCGAACTGCACGCGCTGCTGCTGTCGCTGCCGCTGTTCCCCTACATGCGCATCGCGGTCACCCCGCTGTGCCGCCACCCCTCGTCGCTGTACGCAGACGATCGTTAG
- a CDS encoding muconate/chloromuconate family cycloisomerase, which yields MNPLPHAPHRAAPTIDRVETLLLDLPTIRPHRLSVATMQGQTLMLVRLHCSDGVVGVGEGTTIGGLAYGAESPEGMKLAIDRYLAPLLTGADASGVQALMQRIGKQVKGNHFAKCAVETALLDAQGKRVGLPLSELLGGRLRERLPVAWTLASGDTARDIAEAEQMLDLRRHQVFKLKIGARPPADDIAHVAAIKRALGARGAVRVDVNMAWSEAEAVRALPALADAGCELVEQPVASRDAMQRLMQRFPLALMADEILAGPESAFLAARAPAADVFAVKIEPSGGPIAAQKVAAIAEAAGIGLYGGTMLEGPIGTIASAQVFATFPQLQWGTELFGPLLLTEHLLTEPLRYADFHLHLPTGPGLGIALDEAQVQAFRRDRGRSVVAISAAAED from the coding sequence ATGAACCCGTTGCCGCACGCCCCCCATCGCGCCGCCCCGACCATCGACCGCGTCGAGACCCTGCTGCTCGACCTGCCGACTATTCGCCCGCACCGTCTGTCGGTGGCGACCATGCAGGGCCAGACCCTGATGCTGGTGCGCCTGCACTGCTCCGATGGCGTGGTCGGCGTGGGCGAAGGCACCACCATCGGCGGCCTGGCCTACGGCGCGGAGAGCCCGGAAGGCATGAAGCTGGCGATCGACCGCTACCTGGCGCCGCTGCTGACCGGTGCCGACGCCAGCGGCGTGCAGGCGCTGATGCAGCGCATCGGCAAGCAGGTCAAGGGCAATCATTTCGCCAAGTGCGCGGTGGAGACCGCGCTGCTGGACGCGCAGGGCAAGCGGGTCGGGCTGCCGCTGAGCGAGTTGCTGGGCGGGCGCCTGCGCGAGCGCCTGCCGGTGGCCTGGACCCTGGCGTCTGGCGACACCGCGCGCGACATCGCCGAGGCCGAGCAGATGCTGGACCTGCGCCGGCACCAGGTGTTCAAGCTGAAGATCGGTGCGCGGCCGCCGGCCGATGACATCGCCCACGTGGCCGCGATCAAGCGTGCGCTGGGTGCACGCGGCGCGGTGCGGGTCGACGTCAACATGGCCTGGAGCGAGGCCGAGGCGGTACGCGCGCTGCCGGCGCTGGCCGATGCCGGCTGCGAGCTGGTCGAGCAGCCGGTGGCCTCGCGCGACGCGATGCAGCGGCTGATGCAGCGCTTCCCGCTGGCGCTGATGGCCGACGAGATCCTGGCCGGGCCGGAGAGCGCGTTCCTGGCCGCGCGGGCGCCGGCGGCCGACGTGTTCGCGGTGAAGATCGAGCCGTCCGGCGGGCCGATCGCCGCGCAGAAGGTCGCCGCCATCGCCGAGGCGGCCGGCATCGGCCTGTACGGCGGCACCATGCTGGAAGGGCCGATCGGCACCATCGCCTCGGCGCAGGTGTTCGCCACCTTCCCGCAACTGCAGTGGGGCACCGAACTGTTCGGGCCGCTGCTGCTCACCGAGCACCTGCTGACCGAGCCGCTGCGCTACGCCGACTTCCATCTGCATCTGCCCACCGGCCCCGGCCTGGGCATCGCGCTGGACGAGGCGCAGGTGCAGGCCTTCCGCCGCGATCGCGGCCGCAGCGTGGTGGCGATCAGCGCCGCCGCGGAGGACTGA
- a CDS encoding LysR family transcriptional regulator, with product MELRQLRYFVAVARERNFTRAAELLHIAQPPLSRQIQQLEEQLGTRLLVRSSRPLRLTDAGKLLYEEALQILGRVEQMQDATRRLGRSEQRVFSIGFVASSLYGGLPTLVRRLRQQRPDLDIRLLELMSGEQIEALKTGRIDLGIGRIRHDDDMVERFVLREERLAVALPMDHPLATSDAPLAPEALTAQRLIVYPSQPRPSFADQVLSLLRDRGIRPLAVQEVRELQTALGLVAADLGLCVIPTSVRVLRRDLHYRLLDDERATSPIILSHRRNDSSDLLPLIMQLIREMYLERPAWLDSAYNRLLLLP from the coding sequence ATGGAACTGCGCCAACTGCGTTACTTCGTCGCCGTCGCTCGCGAGCGCAACTTCACCCGCGCGGCCGAGCTGCTGCACATCGCCCAGCCGCCGCTGAGCCGGCAGATCCAGCAACTGGAGGAACAACTGGGCACGCGCCTTCTGGTGCGCAGCAGCCGCCCGCTCCGCCTCACCGATGCCGGCAAGCTGCTCTACGAAGAGGCGCTGCAGATCCTCGGGCGCGTGGAACAGATGCAGGACGCCACGCGCCGGCTCGGCCGCAGCGAGCAACGCGTGTTCTCGATCGGTTTCGTCGCCTCCTCCCTCTACGGTGGCCTGCCGACCCTGGTGCGGCGCCTGCGGCAACAGCGTCCCGACCTAGATATCCGCCTGCTGGAGCTGATGTCGGGCGAGCAGATCGAAGCGCTGAAGACCGGCCGCATCGATCTGGGCATCGGCCGCATCCGCCACGACGACGACATGGTGGAGCGCTTCGTGCTGCGCGAGGAGCGCCTGGCGGTGGCGCTGCCGATGGACCATCCGCTGGCCACGTCCGACGCCCCGCTGGCGCCGGAAGCGCTGACCGCACAGCGATTGATCGTCTATCCCAGCCAACCGCGGCCGAGCTTCGCCGACCAGGTGCTGTCGCTGCTGCGCGACCGCGGCATCCGCCCGCTGGCGGTGCAGGAGGTGCGCGAACTGCAGACCGCGCTGGGCCTGGTGGCCGCCGACCTGGGCCTTTGCGTCATCCCCACTTCCGTCCGGGTGCTGCGCCGCGACCTGCACTACCGTCTGCTCGACGATGAACGCGCCACCTCGCCGATCATCCTCAGCCACCGCCGCAACGACAGTTCGGACCTGCTCCCGCTGATCATGCAGTTGATCCGGGAGATGTACCTGGAACGGCCGGCCTGGCTGGACAGCGCCTACAATCGCCTGCTTCTTCTCCCCTAG
- a CDS encoding DUF1415 domain-containing protein has translation MQTPTPNDAPDYLGDTRRWLERAVIGLNLCPFAKAVHVKQQIRYVLSDASTPEALLEQLAEELVLLRDTPAEQIDTTLIVHPDVLQDFLDYNDFLDNADAAVEALDLQGILQVASFHPQYQFAGTAPEDIGNYTNRAPYPTLHLLREDSVERAVAAFPDADVIVERNLQTLEKLGLEGWKRALDGRD, from the coding sequence ATGCAGACCCCCACGCCCAACGACGCGCCCGACTACCTGGGCGACACCCGCCGCTGGCTGGAACGCGCGGTGATCGGCCTGAATCTGTGCCCCTTCGCCAAGGCGGTGCACGTCAAGCAGCAGATCCGCTACGTGCTCAGCGATGCGAGCACGCCGGAGGCGCTGCTCGAACAGTTGGCCGAGGAACTGGTGCTGCTGCGCGACACCCCGGCCGAGCAGATCGACACCACGCTGATCGTGCACCCGGATGTGCTGCAGGATTTCCTGGACTACAACGACTTCCTCGACAACGCCGACGCCGCGGTCGAGGCGCTGGACCTGCAGGGCATCCTGCAGGTGGCCAGTTTCCATCCGCAGTACCAGTTTGCCGGCACGGCGCCGGAGGACATCGGCAACTACACCAACCGCGCGCCCTACCCCACCCTGCACCTGTTGCGCGAGGACAGCGTGGAACGCGCGGTGGCCGCGTTCCCGGACGCGGACGTGATCGTCGAGCGCAATCTCCAGACCTTGGAGAAGCTGGGGCTGGAGGGCTGGAAGCGGGCGCTTGACGGCCGGGATTAG
- a CDS encoding pseudouridine synthase, which translates to MKLVKHLANLGYGSRKQVALMFREGRITDAEGEVLYADDQVPHAAIRVDGEPLDPPPGLILALHKPVGYTCSTKDPGRIVYDLLPPRFRLRSPLLSTVGRLDRDTSGLLLMTDDGALLHRIVSPKARLAKVYEATLAEDLRGDEAAQFASGTLMLEGETTPLLPVHLETLGPRQVRVALHEGRYHQVRRMFAAVGNHVTALHRSRIGGFALGDLPPGQWRVLEAADVAVLFEGRE; encoded by the coding sequence ATGAAACTGGTCAAGCACCTGGCCAACCTGGGTTACGGCAGCCGCAAGCAGGTGGCGCTGATGTTCCGCGAAGGCCGCATCACCGACGCCGAGGGCGAGGTGCTGTACGCCGACGACCAGGTGCCGCACGCGGCGATCCGGGTTGACGGTGAGCCGCTGGATCCGCCGCCCGGGCTGATCCTGGCGCTGCACAAGCCGGTCGGCTACACCTGCTCGACCAAGGATCCGGGACGCATCGTCTATGACCTGCTGCCGCCGCGCTTCCGCCTGCGCTCGCCGTTGCTGTCCACGGTCGGGCGGCTGGACCGCGACACCAGCGGCCTGCTGCTGATGACCGACGACGGCGCGCTGCTGCACCGCATCGTCTCGCCGAAGGCACGCCTGGCGAAGGTCTACGAGGCCACCCTGGCCGAGGATCTGCGTGGCGACGAAGCGGCGCAGTTCGCCAGTGGCACGCTGATGCTCGAGGGCGAGACCACGCCGCTGCTGCCGGTGCATCTGGAAACGCTGGGGCCACGGCAGGTGCGCGTGGCCCTGCACGAAGGCCGCTACCACCAGGTGCGGCGCATGTTCGCCGCCGTCGGCAACCACGTGACCGCGCTGCACCGCAGCCGCATCGGCGGCTTTGCGCTGGGCGATCTACCCCCGGGACAGTGGCGGGTGCTGGAGGCAGCGGACGTGGCGGTGCTGTTCGAGGGCCGGGAGTAG
- a CDS encoding class I SAM-dependent methyltransferase yields MPAAQDAPLDTLFLPFSQGVLRWPAGKVLFLRARDGWALRQHAQSAQLVCEQDYRPFASALQQGGWTVRAEQDGAADAGGYALVLVLPPRQREEARALLARAVALAAPGGVVVACQANNEGARSGEDDLQQLAGLGGKLTKHHCRVYWTAPLHGTHDAALQQRWAKLDAVRPILDGRFRSRPGVFAWDRIDPASALLAEHLPADLRGRAADLGAGYGYLSAELLARCPQLTALDLFEADARALALARANLAQAPTGTTLGFHWHDVTTGLPGQYDVIVSNPPFHAPGRLERPDIGRRFIAVAAQALAPGGRLFLVANRHLPYEAVLDASFGATEVLATRDGFKLIHAVRSRGGARR; encoded by the coding sequence ATGCCGGCCGCGCAAGACGCTCCCCTCGATACCCTGTTCCTGCCGTTTTCCCAGGGCGTGCTGCGCTGGCCTGCCGGCAAGGTGCTGTTCCTGCGCGCCCGCGACGGCTGGGCGCTGCGCCAGCACGCGCAGTCGGCGCAACTGGTCTGCGAGCAGGACTACCGGCCGTTCGCCAGCGCGCTGCAGCAGGGTGGCTGGACCGTGCGCGCCGAGCAGGACGGCGCCGCCGATGCCGGCGGCTACGCGCTGGTGCTGGTGCTGCCGCCGCGCCAGCGCGAGGAGGCGCGGGCGCTGCTGGCGCGCGCCGTGGCGCTGGCCGCGCCGGGCGGCGTGGTGGTGGCCTGCCAGGCCAACAACGAGGGCGCGCGCTCAGGAGAGGACGACCTGCAGCAACTGGCCGGCCTCGGCGGCAAGTTGACCAAGCACCACTGCCGGGTCTACTGGACCGCGCCGCTGCACGGCACCCATGACGCCGCGCTGCAGCAGCGCTGGGCGAAACTGGACGCGGTGCGGCCGATCCTGGACGGGCGCTTCCGCAGCCGTCCGGGCGTGTTCGCCTGGGACCGCATCGACCCGGCCTCGGCGCTGCTGGCCGAGCACCTGCCCGCCGACCTGCGTGGCCGTGCCGCCGATCTCGGCGCCGGCTACGGCTACCTGTCGGCGGAACTGCTGGCGCGCTGCCCGCAGCTGACCGCGCTGGACCTGTTCGAGGCCGATGCGCGCGCGCTGGCGCTGGCGCGCGCCAACCTGGCGCAGGCGCCGACCGGGACGACGCTGGGCTTCCACTGGCACGACGTGACCACCGGACTGCCGGGGCAGTACGACGTCATCGTCAGCAATCCGCCGTTCCATGCGCCGGGGCGGCTGGAACGGCCGGACATCGGCCGGCGCTTCATCGCGGTGGCGGCGCAGGCGCTGGCGCCCGGCGGGCGGCTGTTCCTGGTCGCCAACCGCCATCTGCCCTACGAGGCGGTGCTCGACGCCAGCTTCGGCGCGACCGAGGTGCTCGCCACCCGCGACGGCTTCAAGCTGATCCACGCGGTGCGCAGCCGCGGCGGAGCGCGCCGATGA
- a CDS encoding sorbosone dehydrogenase family protein: MTMSSPIRARWVLCALSAALLAACGDTAKHPIEDGMGPNPVLPDPVKRMIPTVKVAEVKRWADGAAPVPAADLAVQAFARDLDHPRWLYVLPNGDVLVAETAEPPAPEKESSGLRDKIQGAMMSKAGASVPSANRITLLRDADGDGVAEVRTQFLKGLYSPFGMALVGDRLYIANADALVSFPYKDGDTQITAAPSFVANLPGGINHHWTKSLLASRDGKKLYVGVGSNSNVAENGMEQELNRAAILEVDAASGATRVFASGLRNPVGLAWQPGTDTLWTVVNERDELGSDLVPDYLTSVREGGFYGWPYSYYGQHVDERVQPQNPEMVASAIKPDYALGAHTASLGLAFYEGALLPQTYRGGAFIGQHGSWNRDPPSGYKVIYVPFANGKPSGKPQDVLTGFLDAEGHAQGRPVGVAVDKPGALLVADDVGNVIWRVTPKPGK, from the coding sequence ATGACCATGTCTTCGCCGATTCGTGCCCGTTGGGTGTTGTGTGCGCTCAGTGCCGCCTTGCTCGCTGCCTGCGGCGACACCGCCAAGCACCCCATCGAGGACGGCATGGGGCCGAACCCGGTGCTGCCCGATCCGGTCAAGCGCATGATCCCCACGGTCAAGGTCGCCGAGGTCAAGCGCTGGGCCGATGGCGCCGCGCCGGTACCGGCCGCCGATCTGGCGGTGCAGGCCTTCGCGCGCGACCTCGACCATCCGCGCTGGCTGTACGTGCTGCCCAACGGCGACGTGCTGGTCGCCGAGACCGCCGAGCCGCCGGCGCCGGAAAAAGAGAGCAGCGGGCTGCGCGACAAGATCCAGGGCGCGATGATGTCCAAGGCCGGCGCCAGCGTGCCCAGCGCCAACCGCATCACCCTGCTGCGCGATGCCGACGGCGACGGCGTCGCCGAAGTGCGCACACAGTTCCTCAAGGGCCTGTATTCGCCGTTCGGCATGGCCCTGGTCGGCGACCGCCTGTACATCGCCAATGCCGATGCGCTGGTCAGCTTCCCGTACAAGGACGGCGACACCCAGATCACCGCCGCGCCCAGCTTCGTCGCCAACCTGCCCGGCGGCATCAATCACCACTGGACCAAGAGCCTGCTGGCCAGCCGCGACGGCAAGAAGCTTTACGTGGGCGTCGGCTCCAACAGCAACGTCGCCGAGAACGGCATGGAGCAGGAACTCAACCGCGCCGCGATCCTGGAAGTGGACGCGGCCAGCGGCGCCACCCGCGTGTTCGCCAGCGGCCTGCGCAACCCGGTCGGCCTGGCCTGGCAGCCCGGCACCGACACCCTGTGGACGGTGGTCAACGAGCGCGACGAACTCGGTAGCGACCTGGTGCCCGATTACCTGACCTCGGTGCGCGAGGGCGGCTTCTACGGCTGGCCCTATAGCTATTACGGCCAGCACGTGGACGAGCGTGTGCAGCCGCAGAACCCGGAGATGGTGGCCAGCGCGATCAAGCCTGATTACGCGCTGGGCGCACATACCGCCTCGCTCGGCCTGGCTTTCTACGAAGGCGCGCTGCTGCCGCAGACCTACCGCGGCGGCGCCTTCATTGGCCAGCACGGCTCCTGGAACCGCGACCCGCCGTCGGGCTACAAGGTGATCTACGTGCCCTTCGCCAACGGCAAGCCCAGCGGCAAGCCGCAGGACGTGCTGACCGGCTTCCTCGACGCCGAGGGCCACGCCCAGGGTCGCCCGGTCGGTGTGGCAGTGGACAAGCCGGGCGCGCTGCTGGTCGCCGACGACGTCGGCAATGTGATCTGGCGGGTGACGCCGAAGCCGGGCAAGTGA
- a CDS encoding DUF3247 family protein gives MTQFAERIHTDQAQIQALEALILQLPGQSHVRIELTDGSVCFGTVSVRPSIQQFRDADGNEGSNAQVRIDDLDDPAQHRYLWLDEIRSVRQLPARPWDSDPRGDAS, from the coding sequence ATGACCCAGTTTGCCGAGCGTATCCACACCGACCAGGCGCAGATCCAGGCGCTGGAAGCGTTGATCCTGCAACTGCCCGGTCAGTCGCATGTGCGCATCGAACTGACCGACGGCAGCGTGTGCTTCGGCACCGTGTCGGTGCGCCCCAGCATCCAGCAATTCCGCGATGCCGACGGCAATGAAGGCAGCAATGCGCAGGTGCGCATCGACGATCTCGACGATCCGGCCCAGCACCGTTACCTGTGGCTGGACGAAATCCGCAGCGTGCGCCAGCTGCCGGCGCGGCCCTGGGACAGCGATCCGCGCGGCGACGCCTCTTGA